The following proteins come from a genomic window of Plectropomus leopardus isolate mb chromosome 11, YSFRI_Pleo_2.0, whole genome shotgun sequence:
- the LOC121950525 gene encoding 1-acylglycerol-3-phosphate O-acyltransferase Pnpla3-like, with protein sequence MIDLKKDWSISFAGCGFMGIYYVGASSCILERFPRFVQDASKIYGASAGALMAAVLTIGIPLEKCCADLMFMAKEGRKHKLGPLHPAYNLMQIVQESLQRCLPEDAHVRASGKLCVSLTRVSDGKNQLVSEFDTREELIEALVCSCFVPFYCGVIPPTYRGVHYVDGAVSDNLPQCHQRNTVTFSAYAGESDLCPRGSRLNFYEVRFNNVSIQVNSENMYRVTSTFFPPPPQAMAEICHNGYIDALRFLQENNLISTECPTRSLETDAPKPACCELKVTELAESHDNTQHSELIPPQDQHSWLDPQLIQHLPVNIKKALCEACRETPSAGGLLSHVTGYLPKKVTSYLQIPRSLPVESTYSVARRLVGWIPDVPREMSWLYDMAGDIYKQAWKDKREEYDSESSLRRSTSLPSGLNLLDQREEDIDALPRTPGTTLTSSFILPWNTHGDHMPLTPPPTPTVSPTSGFGEAATESPKNAGGGWGLGRAVDWIRNIASEQTSDVKKTDD encoded by the exons ATGATTGATCTGAAGAAAGACTGGAGTATTTCCTTTGCAGGATGCGGTTTTATGGGGATTTACTATGTTGGAGCCAGCAGCTGTATCCTTGAACGGTTCCCTCGCTTCGTACAAGATGCATCTAAAATCTATGGAGCTTCTGCAGGTGCTCTGATGGCTGCTGTTCTTACTATTGGAATCCCCTTAG AGAAATGCTGTGCTGATTTGATGTTCATGGCCAAAGAGGGCAGGAAGCACAAACTGGGGCCCCTGCACCCGGCATACAACCTCATGCAGATCGTACAGGAGTCCCTGCAGAGATGCCTTCCAGAAGACGCCCACGTTCGAGCCTCTGGGAAGCTCTGTGTGTCCCTGACCAGAGTATCTGATGGGAAAAACCAACTAGTGTCAGAGTTTGACACCAGAGAGGAGCTTATTGAG GCCCTCGTGTGCAGCTGTTTCGTCCCTTTTTACTGTGGGGTTATTCCGCCTACTTACCGTGGAGTG CATTATGTGGACGGTGCTGTCAGTGACAACCTGCCTCAGTGTCACCAGAGAAACACTGTCACGTTCTCAGCGTACGCCGGTGAGAGCGATCTGTGCCCTCGAGGGAGCAGGCTCAACTTCTACGAGGTGCGCTTCAACAATGTCAGCATCCAGGTCAACTCAGAGAACATGTACAGAGTGACCAGCACCTTCTTCCCCCCGCCGCCTCAG GCAATGGCTGAAATCTGCCATAATGGCTACATAGATGCTCTCCGCTTCCTGCAAGAGAACA ATCTGATCAGCACTGAGTGTCCCACAAGGAGTCTGGAGACAGACGCACCAAAACCTGCTTGTTGTGAGCTGAAGGTGACGGAGCTGGCTGAGTCCcatgacaacacacaacacagtgaACTGATACCACCTCAGGATCAGCACTCATGGCTGGATCCACAGCTCATACAACATCTCCCAGTTAACATCAAAAAGG CGCTGTGTGAGGCCTGTAGAGAGACGCCTTCAGCTGGTGGTCTGTTGTCCCATGTGACCGGTTACCTGCCAAAGAAGGTGACGTCTTACCTGCAGATCCCCCGTTCTCTGCCTGTGGAGTCGACCTACTCTGTAGCAAGGAG ACTTGTGGGCTGGATTCCAGATGTACCACGGGAAATGAGCTGGCTCTACGACATGGCGGGAGACATTTACAAACAGGCTTGGAAGGACAAAAGGGAGGAATATGACAG TGAGTCTTCACTGCGCAGATCTACAAGCCTGCCATCAGGCCTGAACCTGTTGGACCAGAGAGAAGAGGACATAGACGCTCTCCCAAGGACCCCGGGAACCACTCTCACCTCCAGTTTTATCCTCCCCTGGAACACACATGGGGACCACATGCCTCTGACTCCACCCCCTACACCCACCGTCAGCCCCACCTCTGGGTTTGGTGAAGCTGCCACAGAGTCACCCAAGAATGCAGGTGGAGGCTGGGGTTTGGGCAGAGCGGTGGACTGGATTCGAAATATTGCATCCGAGCAAACTTCAGATGTCAAGAAAACGGACGATTAA